Proteins encoded in a region of the Marinomonas maritima genome:
- a CDS encoding electron transport complex subunit E, with protein sequence MKTSAEIATDESVPESKPSANYAEIIYNGIWKNNPALVQLLGLCPMLAVTSTVVNALGLGLATLVVLVGSNIAVSLIRNYVADAVRLPAFVMIIASFTTCIELIMQAYTYELYQILGIFIPLIVTNCAILGRADAFASRNPVLPSALDGFMMGLGFMVILVTLGAMRELIGQGTLFSDMQLLFGDMAIHWKWVVFENYPNVLFAVLPPGAFIGLGLLIAGKNYLDEREKKRIALQKAQDGPSESKRVRVTGQVS encoded by the coding sequence ATGAAAACAAGCGCCGAAATTGCCACAGATGAATCTGTTCCCGAGAGTAAACCTAGCGCCAATTACGCGGAAATCATCTATAACGGCATCTGGAAAAACAACCCCGCATTGGTTCAACTACTTGGTTTGTGTCCTATGCTCGCCGTTACTAGCACCGTGGTTAACGCGCTAGGATTGGGGCTTGCGACACTCGTCGTATTGGTCGGCTCAAACATTGCCGTTTCTTTGATCAGAAACTATGTGGCGGATGCGGTGCGACTGCCTGCTTTTGTGATGATTATCGCGTCTTTCACCACGTGTATAGAACTCATCATGCAAGCTTATACTTATGAGCTTTATCAAATTCTAGGTATCTTCATCCCTCTCATCGTTACCAACTGTGCGATTCTAGGACGCGCTGACGCCTTTGCTAGCCGCAACCCTGTGTTACCTTCGGCATTAGACGGCTTTATGATGGGGCTAGGCTTCATGGTGATCCTAGTGACATTGGGTGCTATGCGCGAGCTGATCGGCCAAGGAACATTGTTCTCAGACATGCAATTGCTCTTTGGCGATATGGCGATTCATTGGAAATGGGTCGTGTTCGAAAATTATCCAAACGTACTGTTTGCCGTTTTACCGCCCGGCGCTTTCATTGGTTTAGGGTTGCTTATCGCAGGGAAAAACTACCTTGATGAGCGAGAAAAGAAACGCATAGCTTTACAAAAAGCGCAAGATGGCCCTAGTGAATCAAAACGGGTTCGGGTAACAGGACAAGTGAGCTAA
- the rsxG gene encoding electron transport complex subunit RsxG, whose amino-acid sequence MELFASIRRNSLGLGIFAVLTAGLIAITHQLTDHTIKDNILSAQISAFNEILPANLYDNDLTKDIALLPVDPLLGSQESIKIHIARKNGDVTGIIFETIAPRGYNGNLNMLVAIDKNGVVTGSRVISHKETPGLGDKVDLKKSKWILSFANKSLANPPLKSWSVKKDGGSFDQFTGATITPRAVVRAVKNTLIYFEQNKDALLAR is encoded by the coding sequence ATGGAATTATTTGCCTCCATTCGCCGTAACAGTCTTGGCTTGGGCATTTTTGCTGTCTTAACCGCTGGCCTAATTGCGATAACCCACCAGCTAACGGATCACACCATTAAAGACAATATTTTGAGTGCTCAAATCTCGGCATTCAATGAAATACTGCCTGCAAATTTATACGATAATGATTTAACCAAAGACATTGCCTTACTACCTGTCGATCCTCTATTGGGCAGCCAAGAAAGCATCAAAATACACATTGCTCGAAAAAACGGTGACGTGACGGGAATCATTTTCGAGACCATTGCACCGCGCGGTTACAATGGTAATTTAAACATGCTGGTCGCCATTGATAAAAACGGCGTTGTCACCGGAAGCCGAGTGATAAGCCACAAAGAAACGCCAGGGTTGGGTGATAAAGTCGACCTTAAAAAATCTAAGTGGATTTTAAGCTTTGCAAACAAGTCTTTGGCCAATCCGCCATTAAAAAGCTGGAGTGTGAAAAAAGACGGCGGTAGTTTTGACCAATTTACAGGCGCAACCATCACGCCCCGAGCCGTCGTTCGCGCGGTGAAGAACACACTAATTTATTTTGAACAAAACAAAGATGCGCTGTTAGCGCGTTAG
- the rsxD gene encoding electron transport complex subunit RsxD — protein sequence MALLRITSPHTQRGGHRTSWVMQMVILATIPGIVVQSWLFGWGTPINLMIACITALLSEAAILAIRRRAVGFFLKDYSALLTAVLLGVALPPSVPWWVTVTAVSFAIIFAKQLYGGLGNNPFNPAMVGYAIVLVSFPAPMSQWLGAQDIVASGNTLSFLQSLHAIFNHLPTIDAYTMATPLDGFKHKDLLDSQTAFSTVPALQAASINSWLWVNLAYLFGGLALLWLRIITWHTPVALLSALFIMAGVFHIFDLSNTATPLFHLTTGAAMFGAFFIATDPVSSCTSNRGKLIYGAGIGILIYIIRSWGGYPDGVAFGVLLMNFAAPLIDYYTQPRTYGHKKAKTGLKIGEDN from the coding sequence ATGGCATTATTGAGGATTACTTCCCCCCACACTCAACGTGGAGGACATCGCACATCTTGGGTGATGCAGATGGTTATTTTAGCGACCATTCCTGGCATTGTCGTACAATCTTGGCTATTTGGCTGGGGCACACCAATTAACCTAATGATTGCGTGCATCACCGCATTATTGAGTGAAGCGGCGATTTTGGCCATTCGCCGTCGCGCTGTGGGCTTTTTCTTAAAAGATTACAGCGCGCTATTAACCGCTGTGCTACTAGGAGTCGCGTTGCCGCCAAGTGTACCTTGGTGGGTAACAGTAACCGCGGTTAGTTTCGCCATCATCTTTGCCAAGCAATTATACGGTGGTTTGGGAAATAACCCATTCAACCCAGCTATGGTTGGCTATGCCATTGTGCTTGTGTCTTTTCCCGCCCCCATGAGCCAATGGCTCGGCGCACAAGATATTGTCGCTTCGGGCAATACACTGTCTTTCTTACAAAGCTTACACGCTATTTTCAATCACCTTCCAACGATCGACGCCTATACCATGGCGACCCCGTTAGACGGCTTTAAACACAAAGATTTATTAGACAGCCAAACCGCATTTAGTACCGTTCCAGCATTGCAAGCGGCCAGTATAAATAGTTGGTTATGGGTAAACCTTGCCTACTTATTCGGTGGTTTGGCTTTGCTTTGGTTGCGTATTATTACTTGGCACACTCCGGTGGCACTGCTCAGCGCACTGTTTATTATGGCTGGCGTCTTTCATATATTTGACCTAAGTAATACAGCAACACCTCTGTTCCATCTCACCACAGGTGCGGCCATGTTTGGGGCTTTCTTTATTGCCACAGATCCCGTGTCTTCTTGCACAAGTAACCGTGGCAAGCTGATATATGGTGCCGGTATTGGTATTTTGATTTACATTATTCGCTCTTGGGGTGGTTATCCTGACGGCGTGGCTTTTGGTGTTTTGCTAATGAATTTTGCCGCTCCTCTGATTGATTACTACACTCAACCCAGAACTTACGGCCATAAAAAAGCCAAAACGGGACTTAAAATAGGGGAAGATAACTAA
- the rsxC gene encoding electron transport complex subunit RsxC: protein MQTANIFSFHGGIHPAENKAQSLQLPLGRPSLPSELILPLGQHIGQSSRPLVAIGDHVLKGQTIAINNGFLSSFLHAPTSGTITAIEERLIAHPSGLSDLCIILSPDGKEEWTALEPLTQWQTNSKTDVLTYLAKMGIVGMGGAGFPTQVKLQGAHKNPLTHFIINAAECEPYITADDMLIREKTLELILGIEILQHLVEADQVIIGIEDNKPTAISALKSLLEERNSDIQLAVVPTKYPSGGEKQLIQLLTGEEVPSGQYPADIGVLCQNVGTCVAVHDSIYLGKPLISRFTTLTGDALKAPQNVEVLLGTPVAHLLDYAESKQDKLHRLVIGGPMMGYTLDSAAVPIVKTSNCILAATKKELPTPAPEQACIRCGMCEQACPASLLPQQLLWFSKSQEHEKAEHHNLFDCIECGACSYVCPSSIPLVQYYRHSKSSIREARESNVKADLAKQRFEARKARQDAEAAEKEAKRLARQKAAPSKPAGDKKAAPTKVVPATAPISDDTKKLKVDVAIGKSKLKKLQKQLLEAQESEHLEEVNTLQLQLTEQERTIASLEEQLAKTAAPIAAPATTTEKTPLSDELKKAKIDAAMAKAAVKKVEKALKKAEEINAPEIDAIRQQLKDTQQRADELEKALANPASAATQAEKATPPSGSNVDADAAKKRKIDLAIAKAGIKKAEKNIALLKEQGKDETEINASEWPQKLIVAQEKLTKLESENIPSDADKDDSNAEQQITQISTAESDLAVKVKKQKIAAALAKAQINKLTKRLENTPEDADSIQQEIAATRQKQHDAEALLAQLTHSQENR from the coding sequence ATGCAAACGGCGAACATTTTTTCTTTTCACGGCGGCATTCATCCTGCTGAAAATAAAGCGCAATCATTGCAGCTACCATTGGGCCGACCTAGCTTACCAAGCGAGCTTATATTGCCGCTTGGACAACATATAGGACAAAGTTCTCGTCCTCTTGTGGCCATTGGCGACCACGTATTAAAAGGCCAGACCATCGCCATCAACAATGGTTTTTTGAGCAGTTTTTTACACGCGCCAACGTCAGGCACCATCACGGCCATTGAAGAACGACTTATTGCACACCCTTCTGGATTAAGTGACCTTTGCATCATTTTGTCACCCGATGGAAAAGAAGAATGGACGGCACTTGAACCATTGACCCAGTGGCAAACAAACAGCAAAACCGACGTATTAACGTACTTAGCAAAAATGGGCATTGTCGGCATGGGTGGCGCAGGTTTCCCGACGCAGGTAAAGCTGCAAGGCGCTCACAAGAATCCACTGACGCATTTCATTATCAATGCGGCTGAGTGTGAGCCTTATATTACCGCGGACGATATGTTGATTCGTGAGAAAACCCTAGAATTAATTTTAGGCATCGAAATACTTCAACACCTAGTAGAAGCGGATCAGGTCATCATTGGCATTGAAGACAATAAACCCACTGCAATTTCGGCTTTGAAATCATTACTTGAAGAGCGTAACAGCGACATCCAATTAGCAGTGGTACCGACTAAATACCCTTCCGGCGGTGAAAAGCAGCTTATTCAATTGCTCACGGGCGAAGAAGTTCCAAGCGGCCAATATCCAGCCGACATTGGCGTGCTTTGTCAAAACGTCGGGACTTGTGTCGCGGTTCACGATTCAATTTACCTTGGTAAGCCACTAATTTCACGTTTCACCACCTTGACGGGTGATGCACTAAAAGCACCGCAAAACGTTGAAGTGTTGTTGGGAACACCCGTTGCGCATTTACTGGATTACGCCGAATCAAAACAAGACAAACTACACAGATTGGTTATAGGTGGCCCAATGATGGGCTACACGCTAGATTCTGCTGCGGTTCCTATTGTTAAAACCAGTAACTGTATTTTGGCGGCGACCAAAAAAGAACTTCCCACACCGGCACCAGAACAAGCTTGCATTCGCTGCGGCATGTGCGAACAGGCCTGCCCTGCTAGTTTATTGCCTCAGCAGTTACTTTGGTTCAGCAAAAGCCAAGAACACGAAAAAGCCGAGCATCACAACCTGTTCGATTGCATCGAATGCGGTGCCTGTTCTTATGTTTGCCCAAGCAGTATTCCTTTGGTGCAATATTACCGCCACTCAAAAAGCAGCATTCGCGAAGCCCGTGAGTCCAACGTGAAAGCCGACCTAGCGAAGCAGCGCTTTGAAGCACGTAAAGCACGTCAGGACGCCGAAGCCGCTGAGAAAGAAGCGAAACGTCTTGCTCGTCAAAAAGCAGCACCAAGTAAACCCGCTGGTGATAAAAAAGCCGCTCCAACGAAAGTTGTACCCGCTACTGCGCCAATCAGCGATGATACGAAAAAGCTGAAAGTGGACGTAGCGATTGGCAAATCCAAGCTTAAAAAACTGCAAAAGCAATTGCTTGAAGCGCAAGAGAGCGAACACCTTGAAGAAGTAAATACGCTACAACTGCAATTGACAGAGCAAGAAAGGACCATTGCTTCGTTAGAAGAACAATTGGCAAAAACCGCAGCGCCTATTGCCGCGCCAGCAACCACTACGGAAAAAACACCGCTTAGCGACGAATTGAAAAAAGCGAAAATTGATGCAGCCATGGCCAAAGCCGCGGTGAAAAAAGTCGAGAAGGCGCTCAAAAAAGCAGAAGAGATCAACGCACCAGAGATAGACGCAATACGCCAGCAACTAAAAGACACGCAGCAACGTGCCGATGAGCTGGAAAAAGCTTTAGCCAATCCTGCAAGCGCCGCAACTCAAGCGGAAAAAGCTACGCCACCTTCCGGTTCAAACGTGGACGCCGATGCGGCCAAAAAACGTAAAATTGATCTCGCCATTGCCAAAGCGGGCATCAAAAAAGCCGAAAAGAACATTGCCCTATTAAAAGAACAAGGCAAAGATGAGACAGAGATCAACGCGTCAGAATGGCCTCAAAAACTGATCGTGGCGCAAGAAAAACTCACCAAACTTGAGTCAGAAAATATTCCATCTGATGCTGACAAGGATGACTCGAACGCCGAGCAACAAATCACGCAAATTTCGACTGCTGAATCGGATTTAGCCGTAAAGGTCAAAAAGCAAAAAATCGCAGCGGCATTGGCAAAAGCGCAAATTAATAAATTAACCAAACGCTTGGAAAACACGCCTGAAGACGCGGACAGTATCCAACAAGAAATAGCAGCAACGCGCCAAAAACAACACGACGCCGAAGCCTTGTTAGCGCAACTCACCCATTCGCAAGAGAATCGTTAG
- the rsxB gene encoding electron transport complex subunit RsxB — protein sequence MLTVLLAIGILVLLSLVFGAILGYANVRFHVEGDPIIDQIDAILPQTQCGQCGHPGCRPYAEAISNGEAINHCPPGGQATIQALADLLDVEAIPLDGDHGIESAKRVAVIREDECIGCTKCIQACPVDAILGAAKQMHTVIADECTGCDLCVEPCPVDCIDMVEVGVTAKTWTWNKPQGIAETSLNIIATDRSAEVVH from the coding sequence ATGCTAACCGTTTTACTCGCTATTGGAATCTTGGTGCTGTTGTCGCTTGTTTTCGGCGCTATTCTTGGCTACGCCAATGTGCGCTTCCATGTGGAAGGCGACCCGATAATTGACCAAATTGACGCGATCCTCCCACAAACTCAATGTGGTCAATGTGGCCATCCAGGTTGTCGCCCATATGCAGAAGCCATCTCCAATGGTGAAGCCATCAACCATTGCCCTCCCGGTGGACAAGCAACGATTCAAGCGTTAGCGGATTTACTCGATGTAGAAGCCATTCCATTAGACGGTGACCACGGCATAGAAAGCGCAAAACGTGTCGCCGTGATTCGCGAAGACGAATGCATAGGTTGCACAAAATGTATTCAGGCCTGCCCTGTTGACGCTATTTTAGGCGCGGCAAAACAAATGCACACCGTGATTGCCGATGAATGCACAGGATGCGACCTTTGTGTTGAACCTTGCCCAGTAGATTGTATCGACATGGTAGAAGTTGGCGTGACAGCGAAAACGTGGACGTGGAACAAACCGCAAGGCATCGCGGAAACCTCGTTGAACATTATTGCCACCGACCGCTCAGCGGAGGTTGTTCACTAA
- the rsxA gene encoding electron transport complex subunit RsxA → MTEYLLILVSTILVNNFVLVQFLGLCPFMGVSGKLETSIGMAMATTFVLTLSSLCSYLTYTYILQPFGLEYLQTISFILVIAVVVQFTEMVVRKTSPLLYRVLGIFLPLITTNCAVLGVALQNISKQNGFVESILYGFGAAVGFSFVLILFSAMRERINVADVPTVFKGSAIGMITAGLMALAFMGFTALVQI, encoded by the coding sequence ATGACTGAATATCTCCTGATACTGGTCAGTACCATTCTGGTTAATAACTTTGTATTGGTACAGTTTTTGGGCCTTTGCCCTTTTATGGGTGTGTCTGGGAAACTGGAAACCTCCATTGGCATGGCCATGGCGACAACCTTTGTTTTGACCTTATCGAGCCTGTGTAGTTACCTGACTTACACCTATATACTTCAGCCGTTTGGCCTTGAGTATTTGCAAACCATTTCCTTTATTTTGGTAATTGCTGTCGTTGTGCAGTTTACTGAAATGGTCGTCCGTAAAACCAGCCCGCTTCTTTATCGTGTACTCGGTATTTTTTTACCGCTTATCACCACTAACTGCGCGGTGTTAGGTGTGGCATTACAAAACATCAGTAAGCAAAACGGCTTTGTAGAATCCATTCTTTACGGCTTTGGCGCGGCGGTGGGGTTTTCTTTCGTTCTGATTCTATTTTCTGCCATGCGCGAACGCATTAACGTCGCTGACGTACCAACGGTATTTAAAGGTTCTGCAATCGGTATGATTACCGCAGGACTTATGGCTCTGGCCTTCATGGGCTTTACCGCCCTAGTGCAGATTTAG
- the metG gene encoding methionine--tRNA ligase has protein sequence MAQTQRKILVTSALPYANGSIHLGHMLEHIQTDIWVRFQKMRGHLCTAVCADDAHGTAIMIKAAQLGITSEALIEDVRQEHMADFNDFLIGYDNYHTTHSDENREISSHIYKQLRDNGKIAVRSIVQAYDPEKEMFLADRFIKGTCPKCKAEDQYGDNCEVCSATYTPMEMINPVSVYSGATPVEKESEHYFFKLPDFQDFLTTWTRSGTLQEQVANKLSEWLDSGLKEWDISRDAPYFGFEIPDAPGKYFYVWLDAPIGYMASFQNLCDRTEGLNFDDYWAKDSDAELYHFIGKDIINFHALFWPAMLDCAGYRTPTKVNAHGYVTVDNKKMSKSRGTFIKARTYLNHLDPQYLRYYFAAKLNASIDDIDLNLQDFIQRVNSDVVGKVVNIASRTASFIGKKFDGQLASEISEPEMIQSFIDAGETIAQHYESREYGKAIREIMRLADVANTYIADQAPWVLAKDEATLPKVQEVCTVALNLFSILATYLKPVMPNMIADAEAFLGKELTWDNRSELLFGNKVNAFKPLMGRIDQKQIDAMIEEGKAEALIEAAAKEAAEPSDQAASQEATELSKEPIEAEINFDDFAKVDLRIALITKAEHVEKANKLLKLTLDIGGETRTVFSGIKSAYKPEDLEGKYTVMVANLAPRKMKFGLSEGMVLAAGPGGEDIYLLEPHRGAKPGQRVM, from the coding sequence ATGGCACAAACGCAACGCAAAATTTTAGTCACCAGCGCCCTTCCTTATGCTAATGGTTCTATCCATTTAGGGCACATGCTGGAACACATCCAAACAGATATCTGGGTGCGTTTTCAAAAAATGCGCGGTCATCTTTGTACAGCAGTTTGTGCGGACGATGCCCATGGCACCGCCATTATGATTAAAGCCGCTCAACTCGGCATCACCTCAGAAGCATTAATTGAAGACGTTCGCCAAGAACACATGGCTGACTTTAACGATTTCTTGATTGGTTACGACAACTACCATACAACGCATTCTGACGAAAACCGTGAAATTTCAAGCCATATTTATAAACAGTTACGTGATAACGGCAAAATTGCTGTTCGTTCTATCGTGCAAGCATACGACCCAGAAAAAGAAATGTTCCTCGCGGATCGTTTCATTAAGGGAACGTGCCCTAAGTGCAAAGCGGAAGACCAATACGGCGACAATTGTGAAGTGTGTTCTGCGACTTACACGCCAATGGAAATGATCAATCCGGTTTCTGTGTATTCTGGAGCAACGCCTGTTGAAAAAGAATCGGAACACTATTTTTTCAAGCTTCCAGACTTCCAAGATTTCCTAACAACATGGACTCGCAGTGGCACCTTGCAAGAGCAAGTCGCTAACAAACTATCCGAATGGCTTGATTCAGGCTTAAAAGAATGGGATATCAGCCGCGATGCGCCTTACTTTGGTTTTGAAATCCCAGACGCGCCGGGTAAGTATTTCTATGTTTGGCTAGACGCACCAATTGGTTACATGGCGAGCTTCCAGAATTTATGTGATCGCACCGAAGGTTTGAATTTTGACGATTACTGGGCGAAAGATTCTGACGCAGAGCTTTATCACTTTATCGGCAAAGACATCATTAACTTCCATGCCTTGTTCTGGCCTGCGATGCTGGACTGTGCTGGCTACCGCACTCCGACTAAGGTTAATGCGCACGGCTATGTTACGGTAGACAATAAAAAAATGTCCAAGTCTCGCGGTACCTTTATTAAAGCCCGTACTTACTTGAACCACTTAGATCCACAATATCTACGCTACTACTTCGCGGCAAAACTGAATGCAAGTATTGACGACATTGATTTGAATTTACAAGACTTCATCCAACGCGTGAATTCAGACGTCGTTGGTAAAGTGGTCAACATCGCCAGCCGAACAGCCAGTTTCATTGGCAAAAAGTTCGATGGCCAATTAGCAAGCGAGATCAGCGAACCTGAGATGATCCAGTCTTTTATCGATGCAGGCGAAACGATTGCTCAGCATTATGAAAGCCGTGAATACGGTAAAGCCATTCGTGAGATAATGCGCCTTGCCGATGTAGCCAATACTTACATTGCCGATCAAGCTCCTTGGGTCTTGGCAAAAGACGAAGCAACGCTGCCGAAGGTTCAAGAAGTGTGTACCGTCGCCTTGAACTTGTTCAGTATCTTAGCGACTTATCTGAAACCTGTGATGCCAAACATGATCGCCGACGCCGAAGCCTTCCTTGGTAAAGAACTAACATGGGACAACCGCAGCGAATTACTATTTGGTAATAAAGTCAATGCGTTTAAACCCTTGATGGGTCGTATTGATCAGAAGCAAATTGATGCCATGATCGAAGAAGGCAAAGCAGAAGCCTTGATAGAAGCCGCGGCAAAAGAAGCCGCAGAGCCTTCAGATCAAGCCGCATCGCAAGAAGCAACAGAGCTGAGCAAAGAACCGATTGAAGCAGAAATTAATTTCGATGACTTTGCTAAAGTGGATTTGCGTATCGCGCTAATCACCAAAGCAGAGCACGTTGAAAAAGCCAATAAGTTGCTAAAATTGACGCTCGATATCGGTGGTGAAACTCGCACCGTCTTCTCGGGTATTAAGTCTGCTTACAAGCCAGAAGATTTAGAAGGCAAATACACCGTCATGGTGGCCAACCTTGCACCACGTAAAATGAAGTTTGGTCTGTCAGAAGGTATGGTATTGGCCGCAGGCCCTGGCGGTGAAGACATTTATCTTCTAGAGCCTCATCGTGGTGCTAAGCCTGGCCAACGCGTTATGTAA
- the apbC gene encoding iron-sulfur cluster carrier protein ApbC: protein MQTDAQLQATLETLIDDNCGQPYGAVWTLISDEKRLHITLSLGYPAHKEQASLEARIKSQLNESRDVVLDIEHKIESHATQGNIAGLKGVKNIIAVASGKGGVGKSTTTVNLALAMAKEGARVGILDADIYGPSQGMMMGFAEGTRPQVREDKFFTPPMAYGVQVMSMAFLTTKDTPVAWRGPMVTGALMQILTQTDWDDLDYLFIDMPPGTGDIQLTLAQKVPVAGSVIVTTPQDIALLDARRGIEMFNKVKIPVLGVVENMSTHICSNCGHHEAIFGDEGGASLAKEYNVNVLGKLPLSLAIREKSDAGKPIVVSAPESDTAVIYQSIARKLGATLASNQNDQFTMPTIGMSDD, encoded by the coding sequence ATGCAAACTGACGCCCAACTACAGGCAACATTAGAAACGCTGATCGATGATAACTGCGGTCAACCTTATGGTGCTGTTTGGACTCTAATCAGTGACGAAAAGCGTCTGCACATTACATTGAGCTTGGGTTACCCCGCTCATAAAGAGCAAGCGTCTCTTGAAGCCCGTATTAAAAGCCAATTAAATGAAAGCCGAGACGTGGTGCTAGACATAGAACACAAGATTGAAAGCCACGCGACACAAGGCAATATTGCGGGATTAAAAGGCGTGAAGAACATCATCGCGGTTGCCTCTGGTAAAGGCGGAGTGGGCAAATCGACCACCACCGTCAACCTTGCTTTGGCCATGGCAAAAGAGGGGGCTCGCGTGGGGATACTCGACGCTGACATTTATGGGCCAAGCCAAGGCATGATGATGGGCTTTGCCGAAGGCACTCGCCCTCAGGTTCGCGAAGACAAATTTTTCACCCCCCCAATGGCCTATGGTGTTCAAGTGATGTCGATGGCCTTTCTCACTACCAAAGACACGCCCGTTGCTTGGCGTGGCCCTATGGTAACAGGCGCCCTGATGCAAATTTTGACGCAAACCGATTGGGATGATTTGGATTATTTGTTCATAGACATGCCACCGGGTACAGGTGATATACAGCTTACCTTGGCGCAAAAAGTGCCGGTAGCGGGTTCGGTTATTGTTACCACACCACAAGACATTGCTTTGCTGGATGCGCGTCGCGGCATTGAAATGTTTAATAAAGTGAAGATCCCCGTGTTGGGTGTGGTCGAAAACATGTCGACGCACATTTGTTCTAACTGCGGCCATCATGAAGCGATTTTCGGCGACGAAGGCGGCGCCAGCCTTGCCAAAGAATACAACGTCAACGTATTAGGTAAACTGCCATTAAGCTTAGCGATCCGCGAGAAAAGTGATGCAGGTAAACCCATTGTAGTGAGCGCGCCAGAAAGTGACACCGCTGTTATTTATCAGTCGATTGCGCGCAAGCTTGGTGCTACCCTTGCCTCCAATCAAAACGATCAATTCACTATGCCGACCATTGGCATGAGTGACGACTAA
- the dcd gene encoding dCTP deaminase: MRLCDRDIIKALDEGSIVIEPRPDNSVISGVSVDLRLGNSFRVFQGHPAPYLDLSSSKADLSKVIESVMSEEILVDDGKPFFIHPGELVLGVTKESVTLPDNLVGWLDGRSSLARLGLMVHVTAHRIDPGWSGGIVLEFLNGGKLPIALSPGMTIGAINFETMSGSADRPYNKRANAKYKNQTTAVGSRISGEN, translated from the coding sequence ATGCGTTTGTGTGACCGAGATATTATAAAAGCCCTAGACGAGGGTTCCATCGTGATCGAGCCTCGCCCTGATAATAGTGTGATCAGCGGAGTGTCTGTTGACTTGCGATTAGGGAATTCGTTTCGCGTCTTTCAAGGTCACCCAGCGCCGTATCTTGATTTAAGCAGCTCGAAAGCGGATTTAAGCAAAGTCATTGAATCCGTCATGAGCGAAGAAATCCTTGTTGATGATGGCAAGCCATTCTTTATTCATCCGGGTGAATTGGTGCTTGGCGTAACGAAAGAATCCGTCACCTTACCTGACAACCTTGTCGGATGGCTCGACGGCCGTTCGTCCTTAGCGCGCCTTGGGTTAATGGTTCACGTGACCGCACATCGAATTGACCCAGGTTGGAGCGGCGGCATCGTATTGGAATTCCTCAACGGCGGCAAACTACCCATTGCCTTAAGCCCCGGAATGACCATCGGCGCGATTAACTTCGAAACCATGTCAGGTTCCGCAGATCGTCCTTATAACAAACGCGCCAACGCGAAATACAAAAACCAAACCACAGCGGTAGGTAGCCGGATCTCTGGCGAGAATTAG
- a CDS encoding EthD family reductase produces the protein MIKVSVMYPNSSDTNFDIEYYCNTHMPMVEGLLGDVIKGGNIDSGIAGGTPGEMAPFIAIGHMVFDSVDSFQKAFGPHAEKIMSDIPNYTNAQPQIQISEIKA, from the coding sequence ATGATTAAAGTAAGTGTAATGTACCCAAACTCGTCAGATACGAATTTTGACATTGAATATTATTGCAATACTCATATGCCAATGGTTGAAGGACTTCTTGGCGACGTCATAAAAGGAGGTAATATTGACTCTGGTATAGCAGGAGGAACTCCTGGTGAAATGGCTCCTTTTATAGCCATAGGGCATATGGTATTTGATTCAGTGGATAGTTTTCAGAAAGCATTCGGTCCTCATGCAGAAAAAATCATGTCAGATATTCCCAATTACACAAATGCTCAGCCTCAAATACAAATAAGTGAAATTAAAGCTTAG
- a CDS encoding GNAT family N-acetyltransferase, whose product MIPTLDTPQFRLIPPNLDCYELYKAFYTDANASEMYGGPIGIEQVWTRLKADIGSWYLLGYGVWIIQQKSDDNLIGTCGFWKGKDWPKELTWWVMPEGRGKGVATEASKAAIFHAYNKFKWSSVETYMNDDNIAARSLVEKLGGNKVNRKEFPDGLSRDIYQFPKSA is encoded by the coding sequence ATGATACCCACCCTTGATACGCCGCAATTCAGATTAATACCACCAAATCTTGATTGCTATGAACTCTATAAAGCATTTTATACCGATGCTAATGCGTCGGAAATGTATGGAGGGCCCATAGGCATTGAACAAGTTTGGACTAGATTAAAAGCAGATATTGGTTCTTGGTACCTATTAGGTTATGGCGTTTGGATAATACAGCAAAAATCTGACGATAATCTTATTGGGACTTGCGGCTTTTGGAAAGGTAAAGATTGGCCAAAAGAGCTTACTTGGTGGGTTATGCCAGAAGGTCGTGGTAAAGGTGTGGCTACAGAAGCGTCAAAGGCTGCAATATTTCATGCTTACAATAAGTTTAAATGGAGTTCTGTTGAAACCTATATGAATGATGACAATATTGCTGCACGTTCTTTGGTAGAAAAGCTGGGTGGTAATAAAGTAAATAGGAAAGAATTTCCAGATGGTTTATCAAGGGATATATATCAATTTCCAAAATCTGCCTAA